A single genomic interval of Bacillus smithii harbors:
- a CDS encoding DHA2 family efflux MFS transporter permease subunit encodes MASESADTTNRGIRQHIPLLAVLMLGLFLAILNQTLLSVAMPHMMTDFGVGATTIQWLSTGFMLVNGALIPLSAFLIERFGTRILFLVAMVFFTLGTFICGIAPNFSTMLIGRLIQAIGGGVMQPLVMTIIMFVFPPEMRGRGMGIFGLAMMFAPAIGPTLSGWVIENYSWRIMFYAMVPLGILIILISFFTLRNIMEPKKIKLDYLGALLSLIGVASLLYGVSEAGTDGWTDPVVLTTIVIGLIGIVAFVIQQLTSKKPILDFRVFKYDMFSLSNVISAIITVAMFAGIFLLPIYLQNLRGFTPLQAGLLMLPGALVMMVMSPVSGMLFDKVGPRPLAAVGLIVTILTTYEFTRLSIHTSYEHILGLYMIRSFGMSLLMMPIMTAGMNQLPKHLNSHGTAMTNTLRQISGALGTSLITTIYSNRTNFHYANLADGMSTADPTFMQSFQAFVHSMAGATHLPVEMAQQLSVFSLYSQILLKANVNGINDAFYWATGLCIVGLILSLFLRDVRKDKVRDKAAKRKRNVPMLPSPSERPKEV; translated from the coding sequence ATGGCTTCTGAATCAGCTGATACAACGAACCGAGGAATCCGACAGCATATCCCGTTATTGGCGGTCCTCATGCTGGGGCTGTTTTTGGCCATCTTGAATCAGACGCTTCTAAGCGTTGCCATGCCCCATATGATGACGGATTTTGGGGTTGGAGCTACGACGATCCAATGGCTGTCTACAGGATTCATGCTAGTCAACGGAGCGTTGATTCCGTTGTCAGCCTTTTTAATCGAACGTTTCGGCACCCGGATTTTGTTTTTAGTGGCCATGGTATTTTTTACGTTGGGGACTTTTATATGCGGAATTGCCCCTAATTTTTCCACCATGTTAATCGGTCGTTTAATTCAAGCGATTGGCGGCGGAGTGATGCAGCCTCTCGTTATGACGATCATTATGTTTGTTTTCCCTCCGGAAATGCGCGGAAGAGGGATGGGGATTTTCGGTTTGGCGATGATGTTTGCGCCTGCCATCGGCCCTACTTTATCAGGATGGGTGATTGAAAACTATTCTTGGCGTATTATGTTTTACGCCATGGTGCCGCTGGGAATTTTAATCATTCTGATTTCCTTCTTTACCTTGCGAAACATTATGGAGCCGAAAAAGATCAAACTCGATTATTTGGGAGCTTTATTGTCTTTAATAGGCGTGGCTTCGCTATTATATGGAGTCAGTGAAGCGGGAACAGACGGATGGACGGATCCTGTTGTCCTCACAACGATTGTCATTGGTTTGATAGGCATTGTAGCCTTTGTCATTCAACAATTAACATCGAAAAAACCAATTCTTGATTTTCGTGTCTTTAAATACGACATGTTTTCGTTATCCAATGTGATTAGCGCGATCATCACAGTGGCCATGTTTGCAGGCATTTTCTTGCTGCCGATTTATTTGCAAAATTTGCGGGGATTTACACCGCTTCAGGCCGGATTGTTAATGCTTCCGGGTGCACTTGTTATGATGGTGATGTCGCCCGTCTCAGGTATGCTGTTTGATAAAGTAGGACCGCGGCCGCTTGCAGCAGTTGGCTTAATTGTCACGATCTTGACAACCTATGAATTTACTCGCTTATCCATCCATACTTCTTATGAACATATTTTAGGCCTTTACATGATTCGTTCTTTTGGGATGTCTCTATTGATGATGCCAATTATGACAGCCGGAATGAATCAATTGCCTAAACATTTGAACAGCCATGGAACGGCGATGACGAATACGCTTCGCCAAATATCCGGTGCGTTAGGAACCAGTTTAATTACCACTATCTATTCCAACAGAACCAATTTCCATTATGCGAACTTGGCGGATGGCATGAGCACAGCTGATCCAACGTTTATGCAGTCGTTTCAAGCTTTTGTCCATTCGATGGCGGGGGCGACGCATTTGCCGGTGGAAATGGCTCAGCAACTTTCTGTTTTTTCGCTTTACAGCCAAATCTTGCTGAAAGCCAATGTGAACGGAATTAATGATGCCTTTTATTGGGCAACCGGGTTATGTATCGTCGGGCTCATCCTAAGTCTATTTTTGCGCGATGTCCGAAAAGACAAAGTACGCGATAAAGCGGCAAAAAGAAAGCGGAATGTTCCGATGCTTCCTTCTCCTTCTGAGCGGCCGAAGGAAGTGTAA
- a CDS encoding HlyD family efflux transporter periplasmic adaptor subunit translates to MSRGRLVLLNLVGIIVVILLLAGGAYYYYQTTNYLKTDDAKVSADMVPVVATASGKLVDWTGEEGDKVLKDDLLGKISDGKTTIPVTSPEKGTIIKNQVQKNQIVQAGQTLAQTADLSHLYIVANIKETDLKDIEKGDKVTITVDGDPDTTFDGKVEEIGYATNSVFSLLPEQNSSGNYTKVTQKVPVKISIKDPSDKVLPGMNAEVKISK, encoded by the coding sequence ATGTCAAGAGGACGTTTAGTTCTATTGAATTTAGTAGGGATCATTGTCGTGATCTTGTTGTTGGCAGGAGGAGCTTATTATTACTATCAAACCACGAACTACTTGAAAACCGATGATGCAAAAGTATCAGCGGATATGGTTCCGGTTGTGGCGACAGCTTCCGGCAAATTAGTGGACTGGACCGGAGAAGAAGGAGATAAAGTTTTGAAGGACGATTTGCTTGGGAAAATTTCAGACGGCAAAACGACGATTCCGGTAACATCTCCTGAAAAAGGGACCATTATTAAAAATCAAGTGCAAAAAAATCAAATTGTTCAAGCGGGACAAACGTTGGCTCAAACAGCTGACTTGAGTCATCTCTACATTGTAGCCAATATTAAAGAAACCGATCTTAAGGACATTGAAAAAGGAGATAAAGTGACCATAACGGTGGATGGCGATCCGGATACAACATTTGATGGCAAAGTAGAAGAAATCGGCTATGCAACGAACTCTGTTTTCTCCTTATTACCTGAACAAAATTCCAGCGGAAACTACACAAAAGTTACACAAAAAGTTCCGGTGAAAATTTCGATCAAAGATCCATCGGATAAAGTTCTGCCTGGCATGAACGCAGAAGTGAAAATTTCTAAATAA
- a CDS encoding NAD(P)H-dependent oxidoreductase: protein MKIYVVYDSEGGHTKTLAEAIAEGAKKVPGAEVLIDHVKDADIYKLPEMDAIIWGGPGHFGTVSSGLKTWIDRLGYLWAEGKLVNKVGAVFCTTATIHGGVESTMLNLITPMLHHGMIVVGLPGNIPENAFYGSYYGVGISCPPDSPEPIDNNGLELGRALGERVARVAKKMAEEE, encoded by the coding sequence ATGAAAATTTATGTGGTGTATGACAGCGAAGGCGGGCATACCAAAACTCTCGCTGAAGCCATTGCGGAGGGTGCGAAGAAAGTGCCCGGAGCGGAAGTCCTCATCGATCATGTGAAGGATGCCGATATTTATAAACTTCCGGAAATGGATGCCATTATTTGGGGAGGACCGGGACATTTTGGCACGGTCAGTTCAGGCTTGAAAACTTGGATTGACCGTCTCGGCTACCTTTGGGCGGAAGGAAAGCTGGTGAATAAAGTTGGAGCCGTTTTTTGCACGACTGCTACGATTCACGGCGGTGTTGAATCCACCATGCTGAATTTGATCACCCCCATGCTTCACCATGGAATGATTGTCGTCGGCTTGCCGGGTAATATTCCTGAAAATGCTTTTTACGGTTCATATTATGGCGTGGGAATCAGCTGTCCGCCTGACTCCCCTGAACCGATTGACAACAATGGGTTGGAATTGGGAAGGGCCCTTGGTGAGCGGGTGGCTCGGGTGGCCAAGAAAATGGCAGAGGAAGAATAG